The following are encoded together in the Natronincola ferrireducens genome:
- the fabG gene encoding 3-oxoacyl-[acyl-carrier-protein] reductase: MNLKGKSAIVTGGSRGIGKAIALELAKNGANVMINYTSNQKAAEEVVKELESYNVKGVAVQCDVTKADDVKMMMDQADEKFDTIDILVNNAGITKDNLLLRMKEEEWQQVMDVNLKGVFLCTKAVIRKMMKQKYGKIVNISSVVGVTGNAGQANYSASKAGVIGFTKSIAKEIAGKNINVNAIAPGFIDTDMTAVLSDEVKRSLINNIPLKRYGKPEDIANLVVFLSSDQANYITGQVIHVDGGMAI, from the coding sequence TTGAACCTTAAAGGGAAAAGTGCCATTGTAACAGGGGGTTCTAGGGGAATAGGCAAAGCTATTGCATTAGAACTAGCTAAAAATGGGGCAAATGTAATGATTAACTATACCAGTAATCAAAAAGCTGCTGAAGAGGTAGTAAAAGAGTTGGAGTCTTACAATGTCAAAGGAGTTGCAGTACAGTGTGATGTAACCAAAGCTGACGATGTAAAAATGATGATGGATCAAGCCGATGAAAAATTTGATACTATTGACATCTTGGTGAATAATGCTGGTATAACAAAAGATAACCTACTCCTGCGAATGAAGGAGGAGGAATGGCAACAGGTAATGGATGTAAACCTTAAGGGAGTATTCCTGTGTACTAAGGCTGTCATCAGGAAAATGATGAAGCAAAAGTATGGTAAGATTGTCAATATATCATCAGTAGTAGGTGTTACAGGGAATGCAGGACAAGCAAACTATTCGGCTTCTAAAGCTGGTGTGATAGGGTTTACAAAGTCAATAGCAAAGGAAATTGCTGGGAAAAATATTAATGTCAATGCTATTGCCCCAGGATTTATTGATACAGATATGACAGCTGTTTTATCGGATGAGGTAAAGCGTAGTTTAATAAATAATATTCCGTTAAAAAGGTATGGTAAACCTGAAGATATAGCAAATTTGGTTGTATTTTTAAGTAGTGATCAAGCTAATTATATTACTGGTCAAGTTATCCATGTCGATGGAGGCATGGCAATTTAA
- the acpP gene encoding acyl carrier protein codes for MVFEKVVKIIAEQLGVEDIASIKKETSLINDLEADSLDAVEIIMAIEDEFDVEIPDDEAEHFKNIGDIVTFVEKNL; via the coding sequence ATGGTATTTGAGAAAGTTGTAAAAATTATTGCTGAGCAATTAGGAGTAGAGGATATTGCATCAATTAAAAAAGAGACATCACTGATAAATGATTTAGAGGCAGACTCATTGGATGCAGTAGAAATTATTATGGCTATTGAAGATGAGTTTGATGTTGAAATACCTGATGATGAAGCTGAACATTTTAAAAATATTGGCGACATTGTTACCTTTGTGGAAAAAAATCTATAG
- a CDS encoding YceD family protein, producing the protein MKLDLYTVKIGDQDKLTFNFTVNHNPINYYGDVLKVIEPIEIIGTVYNVGNKIFLNCSIETDLEVNCGRCLKSFTYPLKTKMDVELIQEDEVQEEDYSDDIITYKDNTIDFSEIAKEQIITSIPMKVVCSKDCKGLCEACGTDLNIEPCRCNTNKDRDIDPRLAKLKELLQQD; encoded by the coding sequence TTGAAGCTTGATTTATACACCGTAAAAATAGGGGATCAAGATAAACTTACTTTTAATTTTACTGTAAATCATAATCCTATCAATTACTATGGAGATGTTCTTAAGGTAATAGAACCTATAGAAATAATAGGGACAGTATATAATGTAGGCAACAAGATCTTTTTAAACTGTAGTATTGAAACGGACTTAGAAGTAAATTGTGGAAGATGCTTAAAGTCCTTTACTTATCCCCTCAAAACTAAAATGGATGTTGAATTAATTCAGGAGGATGAAGTCCAAGAAGAGGACTATTCTGATGATATTATTACTTACAAAGACAATACGATAGACTTCAGCGAAATTGCTAAAGAGCAAATTATAACCAGCATTCCTATGAAGGTTGTATGCAGTAAAGACTGTAAAGGTTTATGTGAAGCGTGTGGCACAGATTTAAATATAGAGCCATGTCGATGCAATACTAACAAAGATAGAGATATAGATCCTCGATTGGCTAAATTAAAAGAGTTGCTACAACAAGATTAA
- the fabK gene encoding enoyl-[acyl-carrier-protein] reductase FabK, with protein sequence MLRTDLCKILNIEYPIIQGGMAWLATAELAAAVSNAGGLGVIAAGNAPSEVVEKEILKAKELTDKPFGVNVMLLSPFLEEVMEVIYRHKVPVVTTGAGNPGKYIKKLKEVGTKIVPVVPSVALARRMESLGVDAVIVEGTEAGGHVGELTTFVLVPQVADELKIPVIAAGGIVDGRGLVAALALGAKGVQMGTRFICSNECTVHDRYKEIVIKAKDRDAIVTARSTGHPVRVLKNKFAKELVKLEKEGISPEELEKIGVGRLRLAVVEGDVENGSVMAGQVAAMVKTIKPCQQIIDEVIDQAAGILKNLKA encoded by the coding sequence ATGCTACGAACAGACCTATGTAAGATTTTAAATATTGAGTATCCCATTATTCAAGGGGGGATGGCATGGCTTGCTACTGCTGAATTAGCAGCAGCTGTATCAAATGCTGGTGGTTTAGGGGTCATTGCTGCTGGGAATGCTCCAAGTGAAGTTGTTGAAAAAGAAATTTTGAAGGCTAAAGAATTGACAGATAAACCCTTTGGAGTAAACGTCATGCTATTATCTCCCTTTTTAGAGGAGGTCATGGAAGTTATCTATAGGCACAAGGTACCAGTTGTTACAACGGGGGCTGGTAACCCTGGCAAGTATATTAAGAAGCTAAAGGAAGTAGGTACGAAAATTGTACCTGTTGTGCCTTCAGTAGCCCTTGCAAGAAGAATGGAAAGCTTAGGGGTTGATGCTGTAATTGTAGAAGGTACAGAGGCAGGTGGCCACGTTGGAGAACTAACAACCTTTGTATTAGTACCACAGGTAGCAGATGAATTAAAGATTCCTGTTATTGCAGCTGGTGGTATTGTTGATGGCAGAGGATTAGTTGCGGCTTTAGCATTAGGAGCTAAGGGTGTACAAATGGGTACTCGATTTATTTGTTCAAATGAGTGTACCGTTCATGACAGGTATAAGGAGATAGTGATAAAGGCTAAGGATAGAGATGCAATTGTTACTGCTAGAAGCACTGGACATCCTGTAAGGGTTTTAAAAAATAAGTTTGCTAAAGAACTTGTAAAGTTAGAGAAAGAAGGTATATCTCCTGAAGAATTAGAAAAGATAGGGGTAGGGAGATTAAGACTAGCAGTAGTAGAAGGAGATGTGGAAAATGGTTCTGTAATGGCAGGTCAAGTAGCAGCTATGGTAAAAACCATTAAGCCATGTCAACAAATCATAGATGAAGTAATAGATCAAGCAGCAGGAATACTCAAGAATTTGAAGGCATAG
- the ylbJ gene encoding sporulation integral membrane protein YlbJ, giving the protein MQVIFIVAFLFLMFSLILFLCEKYKEKVRRYFFDYFIILIVVLLVICIMIFPNQSVKAAYDGLKIWFTVVLPALLPFFIGSELLVGLGVVKFIGTLLEPVMRPLFNVPGEGSFAFAMSITSGYPVGVKITTRLRKDNFISKAEAQRLVSFCSTSGPLFLIGAVSIGMFQSSEIGILLTICHYSAAIVVGFLFRFYKRSTSNNLTTFSTTKHNSLFRKAFYQLNSSRRKNPPFGILLGNAVKESINTMLMVGGFIVLFAVIINILNIIGFVELLSSSLYFILKPFHVDFAIIEALITGFLEITMGCKLAAETFSASLVNRIAAAGFIIGWSGFSIHAQSISIISTTDINSYLYIFAKLLHGIFSYILVYLLYPIFTTFFTITIPATSSHEALSLSKTIMDNLKISVEIFIVILVGLLFISVLVGIVLYIISLFKNKEKKLFF; this is encoded by the coding sequence ATGCAGGTTATTTTTATAGTAGCTTTTTTATTTTTAATGTTTAGTTTAATATTGTTCCTTTGTGAAAAATACAAGGAAAAGGTCCGCAGATATTTTTTTGATTATTTTATCATACTAATTGTAGTCCTATTAGTTATATGTATAATGATTTTCCCAAATCAATCGGTTAAAGCAGCCTACGATGGTTTGAAAATTTGGTTCACTGTTGTATTACCAGCCCTGCTTCCTTTTTTTATAGGATCTGAGTTGTTAGTGGGTTTAGGTGTTGTAAAGTTTATTGGCACTTTATTAGAGCCGGTTATGCGTCCACTTTTTAATGTTCCCGGGGAAGGTTCCTTTGCTTTCGCAATGAGCATTACCTCTGGTTATCCAGTAGGTGTCAAAATCACTACAAGGTTAAGGAAAGATAATTTCATCTCCAAAGCGGAAGCACAACGCTTAGTTTCTTTTTGCAGCACTTCAGGGCCGTTGTTTTTGATTGGTGCTGTTTCTATAGGAATGTTTCAATCTTCAGAGATAGGAATTTTGTTAACAATTTGTCATTATAGTGCTGCCATCGTAGTTGGTTTTCTTTTTAGATTTTATAAAAGATCTACTTCTAACAATTTAACAACCTTTTCTACAACTAAACATAATAGTCTATTTAGAAAAGCTTTTTATCAATTAAACAGCAGTAGAAGGAAAAACCCGCCCTTTGGAATTTTGCTAGGAAATGCTGTTAAGGAGTCAATTAACACAATGTTAATGGTGGGGGGGTTTATTGTTCTTTTTGCGGTTATCATCAACATTCTTAATATTATAGGATTTGTAGAATTGTTATCTAGTAGTTTATATTTTATCCTAAAACCTTTCCATGTTGATTTTGCTATTATTGAAGCCCTCATCACTGGTTTCTTAGAAATTACTATGGGCTGCAAGTTAGCAGCTGAAACCTTTAGTGCCAGCCTTGTCAATCGTATTGCAGCCGCTGGTTTTATCATTGGCTGGAGTGGTTTTTCTATTCATGCACAATCTATTAGTATTATTAGTACTACTGATATTAATTCTTATTTATATATTTTTGCCAAGCTGCTTCACGGTATATTTTCCTATATTTTAGTTTATTTATTATATCCTATATTTACAACATTCTTTACTATTACTATACCTGCTACTTCTTCTCATGAAGCTTTATCATTATCTAAAACCATCATGGATAATCTAAAAATTTCAGTAGAAATTTTTATTGTTATATTAGTAGGTCTTTTGTTTATTTCTGTATTGGTGGGAATAGTCTTATATATAATATCCCTGTTCAAAAACAAAGAAAAAAAATTATTCTTTTAA
- the rpmF gene encoding 50S ribosomal protein L32, with translation MAVPKRKTSKSKRDMRRAANSKYVAPGYVKCPQCHEPKLSHRVCPECGYYKNKEVISVNE, from the coding sequence ATGGCAGTACCAAAGCGAAAAACAAGCAAATCAAAAAGAGACATGAGAAGAGCAGCAAATTCTAAATATGTTGCACCAGGGTATGTAAAGTGCCCACAATGTCACGAGCCTAAGTTATCACATCGTGTATGTCCAGAATGTGGATATTACAAAAATAAAGAAGTAATTTCAGTAAATGAATAA
- a CDS encoding beta-ketoacyl-ACP synthase III, producing MTKQFTAKITGTGSYLPEKVLTNNDLAKIVDTSDEWIRTRTGITQRRMADQETATSDLATKAAERAIEDAGITAEDIDLIIVATATPDMAFPSTACIVQKNIGAINASAFDLEAACTGFLYGLTIGEQFIKTGFYKRILIIGAEVLTKVLDWKDRNTCVLFGDGAGAVILERSEEGDGILSSYLGSDGKSGECLTLPGGGSRLPASYETIDNRLHYIKMEGTEVFKFAVRVMGSSALKALEGSNIKLEEVDFLVPHQANIRIIEAAAKRLHLSMDKVYVNLDQYGNMSAASVPVALDEAVKKGCIKKGDVVVLVAFGGGLTWGSSVIKWSK from the coding sequence TTGACTAAACAATTTACTGCTAAAATAACTGGTACAGGAAGCTATTTACCAGAAAAAGTATTGACGAATAATGATTTAGCAAAAATAGTTGATACCTCGGATGAATGGATAAGAACTAGAACAGGGATTACTCAAAGAAGAATGGCTGACCAAGAAACTGCTACATCTGATTTAGCTACAAAGGCGGCAGAGAGAGCTATAGAAGATGCTGGCATTACAGCAGAAGATATAGACTTAATTATTGTAGCCACAGCCACACCGGATATGGCATTTCCATCAACGGCATGTATTGTACAAAAAAATATTGGTGCTATAAATGCTTCTGCATTTGATCTAGAAGCAGCCTGTACAGGATTTCTTTACGGATTGACGATTGGTGAACAATTTATTAAAACTGGATTTTATAAGAGGATACTAATCATTGGTGCAGAGGTTTTAACAAAGGTTTTAGATTGGAAGGATCGTAATACTTGTGTGTTGTTTGGAGATGGGGCAGGAGCTGTAATTCTAGAGAGGAGTGAAGAAGGTGATGGTATATTGTCTTCTTATCTAGGATCTGATGGTAAAAGTGGAGAGTGCTTAACTCTACCAGGAGGTGGCTCTAGATTACCAGCAAGCTATGAAACCATTGATAACAGACTTCATTATATTAAAATGGAGGGCACTGAAGTGTTTAAGTTCGCCGTCAGAGTAATGGGAAGCTCTGCTTTGAAGGCTTTAGAAGGAAGCAACATCAAATTGGAAGAGGTGGATTTTTTAGTTCCCCACCAAGCCAATATAAGAATTATAGAAGCAGCTGCAAAGCGCTTACATTTATCAATGGATAAGGTGTATGTAAACCTAGATCAATATGGAAATATGTCAGCTGCATCTGTGCCAGTTGCACTAGATGAAGCCGTGAAAAAAGGTTGTATAAAAAAAGGAGATGTTGTTGTTTTAGTAGCCTTTGGTGGTGGATTAACCTGGGGTTCCTCGGTAATAAAATGGTCGAAGTAA
- the plsX gene encoding phosphate acyltransferase PlsX → MKIVVDAMGGDHGPVVTVPGAIEAVNDYNIEIILTGDQEKIQKELDKYSYSKERIKIIHCSEEISNEDKPVAAIRRKKDSSMVVGLNLVKTKEADAIISAGNTGALLAGGLFILGRIKGIDRPALAPVYPTTEGVAVLIDGGANADCRPRNFLEFGIMGDVYASKVIGIQNPNVCIVSIGVEEGKGNEITKESYKLCKEKARFNFGGNVEARDIPSGYADVIICDGFTGNVILKLTEGIASTIFGALKEEFTKNILRKLGAVILKSGLKNFKKRFDYTEYGGAPFLGVQGNLIKAHGSSNAKAIKNAIRQAKTFVENNVVEHIEMEIKELGEDGLD, encoded by the coding sequence ATGAAAATTGTCGTTGATGCAATGGGTGGCGATCATGGACCTGTTGTTACTGTGCCAGGAGCTATTGAGGCTGTTAATGATTATAATATAGAAATTATTCTAACTGGAGATCAAGAAAAGATTCAGAAGGAATTAGATAAATATAGTTATTCTAAAGAAAGAATAAAAATTATTCATTGTAGTGAAGAAATTAGCAATGAAGATAAACCCGTTGCTGCTATCCGAAGAAAAAAGGATTCCTCCATGGTTGTGGGTTTAAATCTAGTAAAAACGAAGGAAGCTGATGCTATTATATCAGCTGGAAATACAGGTGCGCTATTGGCAGGGGGATTATTTATATTAGGAAGAATAAAAGGAATCGATAGACCCGCCCTGGCTCCTGTGTACCCAACTACAGAGGGAGTTGCTGTGTTAATTGATGGTGGAGCCAATGCCGACTGTAGACCAAGGAATTTTTTAGAATTTGGTATTATGGGAGATGTCTATGCATCAAAAGTTATTGGCATACAAAATCCTAATGTATGTATTGTTAGCATTGGTGTTGAAGAAGGTAAAGGCAATGAAATTACAAAGGAATCCTATAAGCTGTGCAAGGAGAAGGCAAGGTTTAATTTTGGTGGGAATGTAGAAGCCCGTGATATTCCTTCTGGGTATGCAGACGTTATTATTTGTGATGGATTTACAGGTAATGTTATTCTGAAGCTGACTGAGGGAATTGCTAGCACAATATTTGGTGCACTAAAAGAAGAGTTCACAAAAAATATATTACGTAAACTTGGAGCTGTAATTCTTAAATCAGGGTTGAAGAACTTTAAGAAGCGTTTTGACTATACGGAGTACGGTGGAGCTCCTTTTTTAGGGGTACAGGGTAACTTAATAAAAGCCCACGGCAGTTCTAATGCTAAAGCTATAAAAAATGCAATTAGGCAAGCAAAGACCTTTGTAGAGAATAATGTAGTAGAACATATTGAAATGGAAATTAAGGAGCTAGGGGAGGATGGACTTGACTAA
- the fabD gene encoding ACP S-malonyltransferase encodes MGKTAFVFPGQGAQYVGMGKEFADNFKVSKRTYEEASDFLGIDMKGICFNGPDEELVKTENTQPAILTTSIAILRALEELGIDCQMTAGLSLGEYGSLVKSNVFEFSDAVKLVKNRGKYMQEAVPIGSGIMAAILGLDRSQLEECLKSCRQHGVVEAANYNSPGQIVISGEVEAVKLAVKKAVELGAKKAVVLPVSAPFHCSLLKPAGERLKYDLENLKINPPKIPVITNHAAQILNCKTQVIPSLVEQVSKSVLWQDSVELMIENGVDTFIEIGPGKTLAAFIKRITKALDKKVSIYSIEDMNGLKALTTSLGGI; translated from the coding sequence ATGGGAAAAACTGCTTTTGTATTTCCGGGGCAAGGAGCTCAATATGTAGGTATGGGAAAGGAATTTGCTGATAACTTTAAGGTTTCTAAAAGGACCTATGAGGAAGCTAGTGATTTCTTAGGCATAGATATGAAGGGGATTTGTTTTAATGGACCTGACGAGGAACTGGTAAAAACCGAAAATACACAGCCTGCTATATTGACTACTAGCATAGCTATATTAAGGGCTTTAGAGGAATTAGGCATAGACTGTCAAATGACAGCAGGCCTAAGCTTAGGTGAATACGGATCTTTGGTAAAATCCAATGTATTTGAATTTAGTGATGCTGTAAAGTTAGTAAAAAATCGCGGAAAATATATGCAGGAAGCTGTTCCTATAGGGTCAGGGATTATGGCAGCAATTTTAGGCTTAGATAGAAGTCAGTTGGAAGAATGTCTTAAGAGTTGTCGTCAGCATGGCGTTGTTGAAGCTGCGAATTATAATAGTCCTGGACAAATCGTTATATCTGGTGAGGTGGAAGCCGTAAAACTAGCAGTAAAAAAAGCTGTTGAGTTAGGAGCCAAGAAAGCGGTTGTATTACCTGTAAGTGCACCTTTCCATTGTAGTTTATTGAAGCCAGCGGGAGAACGATTAAAGTATGATCTGGAAAACTTAAAAATAAATCCCCCTAAAATTCCGGTAATAACCAATCATGCAGCTCAAATACTAAACTGTAAAACACAAGTTATACCATCCCTAGTGGAACAAGTAAGCAAGTCTGTTTTATGGCAAGATTCTGTTGAATTAATGATAGAAAACGGGGTGGATACTTTTATAGAGATTGGGCCTGGCAAAACCTTGGCTGCCTTTATAAAAAGGATTACAAAGGCTTTAGATAAAAAAGTAAGTATATACAGTATAGAAGATATGAATGGTTTAAAAGCTTTAACAACAAGTTTAGGAGGGATATAA
- the fapR gene encoding transcription factor FapR, translated as MKKTGRSSKSNRQKRLIELIKEEPFLTDEDLSTKFNVSIQTIRLDRLELGIPELRERIKNVAEKNYKKVRSIVGTEIVGELIDLNLGESGISVLETTTDMAFSKNNIVRGHHIFSQAESLAMAVIDAEVALTGVSNIKYLNPVKAGDKAVAKAEVVRVRGNNHFVHVRIKVDQIQVFRGKFILVVIDN; from the coding sequence ATGAAGAAAACAGGGAGATCCAGCAAATCTAATAGACAGAAAAGATTAATAGAATTGATTAAGGAAGAACCTTTTTTGACGGATGAAGACTTATCAACAAAATTCAATGTAAGCATACAAACTATACGACTAGATAGATTAGAATTAGGAATTCCAGAATTAAGGGAACGAATTAAAAATGTAGCAGAAAAAAATTATAAAAAAGTAAGAAGTATTGTAGGAACAGAAATTGTTGGAGAGCTAATTGATTTAAATTTAGGTGAAAGTGGTATATCTGTTTTGGAGACAACGACAGATATGGCCTTCAGTAAAAACAATATTGTTAGGGGCCATCATATTTTTTCTCAGGCTGAGTCTTTAGCCATGGCGGTTATTGATGCTGAAGTAGCATTGACTGGAGTATCCAACATTAAATACTTAAACCCTGTTAAGGCTGGGGATAAAGCGGTAGCAAAAGCAGAGGTAGTACGAGTAAGGGGAAACAATCACTTTGTGCATGTTCGTATTAAAGTAGATCAAATACAAGTTTTTAGAGGAAAATTTATATTGGTGGTCATTGATAATTAG
- a CDS encoding nucleotidyltransferase, with the protein MKILGLITEYNPFHNGHLYHLNKSKEVTSSTHTVAVMSGNFLQRGEPALIHKWARAKMAVEAGVDLVIELPTPYSCATAELFAYGSVFLLDSMGIVDVICFGSEYGKVPLLRRIAEILEDSPADFENYLKIHMKEGVPFPVARSKALVNYLKIQYDFDENDLFDIEKIMNNPNNILAIEYLKVLRKLKSSITPYTIPRLIAPYHSTDITSPIASATAIRETIKRDRFIDKIRNVVPLTTFNVLQEAFKEGVAPVFKEDFQDAILTLLRRESLENLSSYFDVVEGLENKIHYCSENSCSLSELYNCIKSKRYTLTRIQRISMHVLLNIKKNDIVTFNKKGPQYIRVLAFNNKGRELLKLMKSRAKLPIVSKINHYNPQNEIAKKMLHADIQSTNIYALALKNREYARRPLDFYLSPYYYKF; encoded by the coding sequence ATGAAAATATTAGGCTTAATTACTGAATATAATCCTTTTCATAATGGTCATTTATATCACTTAAATAAATCAAAGGAAGTTACTAGTTCCACCCATACCGTTGCCGTGATGAGTGGTAATTTTCTACAAAGAGGAGAACCCGCTTTGATACATAAATGGGCTAGAGCTAAGATGGCAGTAGAAGCTGGTGTTGATTTAGTTATCGAGCTTCCCACCCCTTATTCCTGTGCCACAGCAGAATTATTTGCTTATGGCTCTGTTTTTTTACTGGATTCTATGGGGATAGTTGACGTTATTTGCTTTGGAAGTGAGTATGGTAAAGTACCCCTCTTGAGGAGAATTGCTGAAATCCTGGAGGACTCACCTGCCGACTTTGAAAATTATCTTAAAATCCATATGAAGGAGGGTGTACCCTTTCCAGTCGCTAGGTCAAAAGCATTGGTAAATTATTTGAAAATTCAATATGACTTTGATGAAAATGATTTGTTTGATATTGAAAAAATTATGAACAATCCAAATAATATTTTAGCTATTGAATACCTGAAGGTTTTAAGGAAGCTTAAATCTTCTATTACTCCCTATACCATTCCTCGATTAATAGCCCCATATCATTCAACTGATATTACTTCTCCCATTGCTAGTGCTACTGCAATTCGAGAAACTATTAAAAGGGATAGATTTATTGACAAAATAAGAAATGTAGTTCCCCTCACTACTTTTAATGTTTTACAGGAAGCCTTTAAAGAGGGTGTAGCCCCGGTTTTTAAAGAGGATTTCCAAGATGCTATTTTAACCCTATTAAGACGAGAATCCTTAGAAAACCTCTCAAGTTATTTTGATGTAGTGGAGGGTTTAGAAAATAAAATTCATTACTGCAGTGAAAATTCATGTTCTTTATCGGAGCTGTACAATTGTATTAAGAGTAAAAGATATACATTAACCCGGATTCAAAGAATTTCTATGCATGTACTATTAAATATCAAAAAGAATGATATTGTGACCTTCAACAAGAAGGGCCCTCAATATATAAGGGTGCTTGCCTTTAATAATAAAGGTAGAGAGCTTTTGAAGTTGATGAAATCCCGGGCTAAATTGCCTATTGTTAGTAAAATAAATCACTATAACCCCCAAAATGAAATAGCAAAAAAGATGCTTCATGCAGATATTCAATCCACCAATATATATGCTTTAGCCCTAAAAAATAGAGAATATGCTAGACGTCCATTGGATTTTTATTTAAGTCCCTACTATTATAAATTTTAA
- a CDS encoding acetate/propionate family kinase → MKVLVMNCGSSSLKYQLINMENEELLAKGIAERIGIEGSFVKHETTGKEKVLIEESMADHKVAIKFVIEALTHSQHGAIKSMDEIAAVGHRVVHGGEKFSGSIIIDAEVKTVLEECSELAPLHNPPNLMGINACQEILPNVPMVGVFDTAFHQTMPKESYMYALPYELYEKHKIRRYGFHGTSHKYVAMKAAELLGKSIEDLKLVTCHLGNGASVAAVKNGKSIDTSMGLTPLEGLVMGTRCGDMDPAIIAFWMEKEGLSIAEVNNAMNKKSGVLGLSGVSSDFRDIEEAASAGNERAQLALDVYYQRVKKYIGAYAAEMGGLDAVIFTAGLGENSTVARKEICKGLEFLGIKIDDDKNDVRGKETVVTTDDSSVKVLLIPTNEELMIARETKSLVG, encoded by the coding sequence ATGAAAGTATTAGTTATGAACTGTGGTAGTTCATCTCTCAAGTATCAACTTATCAACATGGAAAATGAAGAGTTATTAGCTAAAGGTATTGCAGAAAGAATAGGAATTGAGGGTTCCTTTGTAAAGCATGAAACAACAGGAAAAGAAAAAGTTCTTATAGAGGAATCAATGGCGGATCATAAAGTAGCGATAAAATTCGTTATTGAGGCTTTAACCCATAGTCAACATGGGGCAATAAAATCTATGGACGAGATTGCTGCTGTGGGTCATAGAGTTGTACATGGAGGAGAAAAATTCTCAGGGTCTATAATTATTGATGCGGAAGTAAAAACTGTTTTAGAGGAATGTTCAGAATTAGCACCACTACATAATCCTCCTAACTTAATGGGAATTAATGCCTGCCAAGAGATTTTACCTAATGTACCTATGGTAGGAGTATTTGATACAGCCTTCCATCAAACAATGCCTAAGGAATCCTATATGTATGCTCTTCCTTACGAATTGTATGAAAAGCATAAAATCAGAAGATATGGTTTCCATGGCACATCCCATAAATATGTTGCTATGAAGGCTGCGGAATTACTAGGAAAATCTATAGAAGACTTAAAGCTTGTAACATGTCATTTAGGAAACGGAGCAAGTGTAGCTGCAGTAAAAAATGGCAAATCTATAGATACTAGCATGGGTTTAACACCATTAGAAGGTTTAGTAATGGGAACAAGGTGTGGGGACATGGACCCTGCTATCATTGCCTTCTGGATGGAAAAAGAAGGCCTATCTATAGCTGAAGTAAATAACGCAATGAATAAAAAATCTGGGGTATTAGGCTTATCAGGTGTAAGCAGTGACTTTAGAGATATAGAAGAAGCAGCTAGTGCAGGTAATGAAAGAGCACAATTAGCATTAGATGTATATTACCAAAGAGTAAAGAAATACATTGGCGCTTATGCTGCTGAAATGGGTGGCTTAGATGCAGTAATCTTTACAGCAGGATTAGGTGAAAATTCGACTGTAGCTAGAAAAGAAATCTGTAAAGGTCTTGAATTCTTAGGAATTAAGATTGATGATGATAAAAATGATGTTCGTGGTAAAGAAACAGTTGTAACAACAGATGATTCTAGTGTGAAGGTATTATTAATTCCAACAAATGAAGAATTGATGATAGCAAGAGAAACAAAAAGTTTAGTAGGCTAA